From the genome of Paraburkholderia aromaticivorans, one region includes:
- a CDS encoding DUF1839 family protein — protein MNPLLTPVPTGVHTAFPLTRRVDLSAAGGVAAATPAAPATRLREHAPHALHQGERVWQETNCYVDLWIELLHGFGLDPRAAFGFTVTQDFEGDQFTFFKFPLEDLERLYGTQVQELAIYDSLEARVLAQTSRGHTVLVEVDGYYLPNTRATSYRREHPKTTVGIDFIDPAARRLGYFHNTGYHVLDGEDYDGVFRKLPQFAQQPDLLFPYVEFAKQARPALEGTALAEASAELLCAHLGRRPLTNPISPWRAAFPAHLETLLERGEKFFHPYSFNLMRQLGANFEFLSKYLQWLCAQGFEIPASIPAAAQRIASESMVMQFRLVRAIARGRRDLCEDCFDVLESAYEKTLPPLAALVL, from the coding sequence ATGAATCCGTTGCTGACACCCGTGCCGACCGGCGTGCACACCGCCTTCCCGCTGACCCGGCGCGTCGATCTGTCCGCCGCGGGCGGCGTTGCCGCGGCCACGCCGGCCGCGCCCGCCACGCGTTTGCGCGAGCATGCGCCACACGCGTTGCATCAAGGCGAGCGCGTGTGGCAAGAAACGAATTGCTACGTGGACCTGTGGATCGAACTGTTGCATGGCTTCGGGCTCGATCCGCGTGCGGCGTTCGGCTTCACCGTCACGCAGGATTTCGAAGGCGATCAGTTCACGTTCTTCAAATTTCCGCTCGAAGACCTCGAACGGCTCTACGGCACCCAGGTGCAGGAACTGGCCATCTACGATTCGCTCGAAGCTCGCGTGCTCGCGCAGACTTCGCGCGGCCATACCGTGCTCGTGGAAGTGGACGGCTATTACCTGCCGAACACGCGCGCCACGTCGTACCGGCGCGAACATCCGAAAACCACGGTGGGCATCGACTTCATCGACCCCGCGGCGCGCCGTCTCGGCTATTTCCACAACACCGGCTATCACGTCCTCGACGGCGAGGACTACGACGGCGTGTTCCGCAAGCTGCCGCAATTCGCGCAGCAGCCCGACCTGCTGTTTCCGTACGTGGAGTTCGCCAAGCAGGCGCGGCCCGCGCTCGAAGGCACGGCGCTGGCGGAAGCGTCGGCGGAATTGTTGTGCGCGCACCTGGGGCGCCGGCCGCTCACCAATCCGATTTCGCCATGGCGTGCCGCATTTCCCGCGCATCTCGAGACGCTGCTCGAACGTGGCGAAAAATTCTTCCACCCGTACTCGTTCAACCTGATGCGCCAGCTCGGCGCGAATTTCGAGTTCCTCTCGAAGTATCTGCAGTGGCTTTGCGCGCAAGGCTTCGAGATTCCGGCTTCGATTCCGGCAGCGGCGCAGCGCATCGCCTCCGAGTCGATGGTCATGCAGTTCCGGCTCGTGCGAGCGATCGCGCGCGGACGCCGCGATCTGTGCGAAGACTGCTTCGACGTGCTCGAAAGCGCTTACGAAAAGACGCTGCCACCGCTCGCCGCGCTGGTGCTGTGA
- a CDS encoding undecaprenyl-phosphate glucose phosphotransferase: MFRNTARFLDAFFVIAGGLLAHWMRFSTPIALSDTERLLIAFNCVLLLLLFPGFGVYETWRGKPLSSMLARVAAAWMVVVATALVLAFTLHRMDAVSRLWFGYSTLISGALIIATKCLVHVALRFVRSRGMNYRTVAIVGAPGFARTLLAHLEHAPQAGFKPVCLFDTSIEAAENYGAHPHRLPVLTDLNAFAAKVREEHVNEVWLALPLSEEHTIYRFTRMFRHDFVNLRFIPDVRSLSLFNHALVDVVGLPTLNLSATPFSPPQMWPKLVFDRLFAAAALFALAPVFVVLAIGIKLSSPGPVFFRQIRKGVDGQPFAIYKFRSMTVHHEAQGQLTQASRNDARVTKLGGFMRRTSLDELPQFLNVLLGQMSVVGPRPHAVEHDDLYKDQVYGYMYRYRIKPGITGWAQVNGYRGATSKVEKMEARVKFDLFYIYNWSFWFDMKIVFITIFKGFVGRNAF; encoded by the coding sequence ATGTTCAGGAATACTGCGCGATTCCTCGACGCGTTCTTCGTGATTGCGGGAGGCCTGCTCGCTCACTGGATGCGGTTCTCGACACCGATTGCGCTGTCGGACACCGAGCGTCTTTTAATCGCCTTCAACTGCGTGCTGCTCCTGCTGCTGTTTCCCGGCTTCGGCGTCTATGAAACCTGGCGCGGCAAGCCCTTGTCGTCCATGCTGGCGAGAGTCGCCGCCGCATGGATGGTGGTGGTTGCCACCGCGCTCGTGCTGGCGTTCACGCTGCATCGCATGGATGCCGTATCGCGTTTGTGGTTCGGCTACTCCACGCTGATTTCCGGCGCGCTGATCATCGCAACCAAGTGCCTCGTGCATGTGGCGTTGCGATTCGTGCGCAGCCGCGGGATGAACTACCGCACCGTCGCGATCGTCGGCGCACCCGGCTTCGCACGCACGCTGCTTGCCCATCTCGAACATGCGCCACAAGCCGGCTTCAAACCGGTCTGCCTGTTCGATACCAGTATCGAAGCGGCCGAGAACTACGGTGCGCATCCGCACCGTCTGCCGGTACTGACCGATCTGAACGCGTTCGCCGCCAAGGTGCGCGAGGAACATGTCAACGAAGTGTGGCTCGCGTTGCCGCTTTCCGAAGAACACACGATTTACCGGTTCACGCGCATGTTCCGGCATGACTTCGTGAATCTGCGCTTCATTCCCGATGTGCGAAGCCTCTCGCTTTTCAATCACGCGCTGGTCGATGTCGTCGGTTTACCGACGCTCAACCTGAGCGCGACGCCCTTCTCGCCGCCGCAAATGTGGCCCAAGCTGGTCTTCGACCGCCTGTTCGCGGCAGCCGCGCTCTTCGCGCTCGCGCCGGTGTTCGTGGTGCTTGCGATCGGCATCAAGCTCAGCTCGCCGGGACCGGTGTTCTTCCGCCAGATTCGCAAAGGCGTGGACGGCCAGCCGTTCGCCATCTACAAGTTCCGCTCGATGACCGTGCATCACGAAGCGCAGGGCCAGCTCACCCAGGCCTCGCGCAACGACGCCCGCGTCACGAAGCTCGGCGGCTTCATGCGCCGCACGAGCCTCGACGAGCTGCCGCAGTTTCTCAACGTGCTGCTCGGGCAAATGTCCGTGGTCGGCCCGCGTCCGCATGCGGTCGAACACGACGATCTCTACAAGGATCAGGTGTACGGCTACATGTACCGCTACCGGATCAAGCCGGGCATCACCGGCTGGGCCCAGGTCAACGGCTATCGCGGCGCCACCAGCAAGGTGGAAAAGATGGAAGCGCGCGTCAAGTTCGATCTCTTCTACATCTATAACTGGTCGTTCTGGTTCGACATGAAGATCGTGTTCATCACGATCTTCAAGGGCTTTGTCGGCCGCAACGCATTCTGA
- a CDS encoding glycosyl hydrolase 2 galactose-binding domain-containing protein, whose translation MDALTIDLVPDEGDASGAFVTAAGEARDAAQAETDAALARASQTLWPQRLDTGWQCVSTAAGACASPADLPVHGWLAAQVPGTVAGARRAAGLLDLANPPPLAFDDHWYRLALAGTGKRRLRLHGLATVAEVWLDGVRHLDSDSMFVTHDLDIELNGSATLALCFRSLTPALAAKRSRARWRPRLVSPPTLRNVRTTLLGHMPGWCPSVQAVGPWRPVEMLGDASHAFDTVDVSSRIDGDDGLVSLTLRFVHPHDEARCRAALECGDRVSSLQWRDAYTLTGSVRVPRVQRWWPHTHGEPTLYSLTLQLDDGRATSHVLGRVGFRSMEADRGADGMGFALRVNGLPVFCRGACWTSADLVTLGGSEAQLRHAFTLAREAGMNMLRVGGTMVYESDTFYALADEYGMLVWQDFALANFDYPNDAAFSASIEREATQFLVRTRRFASLAILCGGSEVDQQAAMFGLPPSMRAQPLFTEQLPAIVARERSDVPYVSNSPSGGVWPFSTNEGVTHYYGVGAYQRPLDDVRRSQVRFAAECLAFANVPDDATLRDALGTIHLHDPRWKAAVPRDPGAGWDFDDVRDHYLQTLYGVEPARLRYEDPERYLDLSRAVVAELMADVFAEWRRTGSTCGGALVWQLQDLRPGAGWGLIDATGRPKSALHGLARTLQPIQVLITDEGLNGLDIHLHNERAQPLGAQLELVCLREGGVKVASASCEVELAPHGVQRLSAAACLGQFFDFTHAYRFGPRAHDVTIATLRDRTSGQIISEAFHLPERRIGDRHELGLTVAAERNGDGWQLVIETRRFARFVHIVDPHYRAAQDWFHLPPNRRCVVPLIALLPSAPPDRFVAHASNAVFKADATYPAPAGEVRAVNAISATFYG comes from the coding sequence GTGGATGCATTGACGATCGACCTGGTGCCTGATGAAGGCGATGCGAGCGGCGCATTCGTGACCGCTGCCGGCGAAGCCCGCGATGCTGCGCAAGCCGAGACCGATGCTGCGTTGGCTCGGGCGTCGCAGACACTTTGGCCGCAGCGCCTGGATACCGGCTGGCAGTGTGTCAGCACGGCGGCGGGCGCGTGCGCGTCGCCCGCCGATTTGCCGGTGCACGGCTGGCTCGCCGCGCAGGTGCCCGGCACCGTGGCGGGCGCGCGGCGTGCCGCGGGTCTGCTGGACCTCGCCAATCCGCCGCCGCTCGCCTTCGACGATCACTGGTACCGGCTCGCCCTCGCAGGCACCGGCAAACGCCGCTTGCGTTTGCACGGCCTCGCCACCGTCGCCGAAGTCTGGCTCGACGGCGTCAGGCATCTCGACTCCGATTCGATGTTCGTCACGCACGATCTCGACATCGAACTGAACGGCAGCGCAACCCTCGCGCTGTGCTTCCGCTCTCTCACCCCGGCATTGGCGGCAAAACGTTCGCGCGCGCGCTGGCGGCCACGGCTCGTGTCGCCGCCCACCTTGCGCAACGTGCGCACCACGCTGCTCGGCCATATGCCTGGCTGGTGTCCTTCGGTGCAGGCGGTCGGCCCATGGCGTCCGGTCGAGATGCTGGGCGACGCGTCCCACGCATTCGACACGGTGGACGTGTCGAGCCGCATCGACGGCGACGACGGCCTTGTTTCGTTGACGCTACGTTTTGTTCATCCGCACGATGAAGCGCGCTGCCGCGCGGCGCTTGAATGCGGCGACCGTGTTTCGTCTTTGCAATGGCGCGATGCATATACACTGACCGGCAGCGTACGCGTTCCGCGTGTGCAACGCTGGTGGCCGCACACGCACGGCGAGCCCACTCTATATTCATTGACGTTGCAACTTGATGACGGGCGCGCGACATCTCATGTGCTGGGGAGGGTCGGCTTCCGCAGTATGGAAGCGGACCGCGGCGCGGACGGCATGGGCTTCGCGTTGCGCGTAAATGGCCTGCCGGTGTTTTGCCGCGGCGCATGCTGGACCAGTGCGGACCTCGTCACCCTCGGCGGCAGCGAAGCGCAATTGCGGCACGCTTTCACGCTGGCCCGCGAGGCGGGCATGAACATGTTGCGCGTGGGCGGCACGATGGTGTACGAATCCGACACGTTTTACGCGCTCGCCGACGAATACGGCATGCTGGTGTGGCAAGACTTCGCGTTGGCGAATTTCGACTACCCGAACGATGCCGCATTCAGCGCGTCGATCGAGCGCGAAGCCACCCAGTTTCTCGTGCGCACACGGCGCTTCGCGTCGCTCGCGATACTGTGCGGCGGCAGCGAAGTCGACCAGCAGGCCGCCATGTTCGGCCTGCCGCCTTCGATGCGCGCGCAACCACTCTTCACCGAACAGTTGCCCGCCATCGTCGCGCGCGAACGCTCCGATGTGCCGTATGTAAGCAACTCGCCATCGGGAGGCGTGTGGCCGTTTTCGACTAACGAAGGCGTCACTCACTACTACGGCGTCGGCGCCTATCAGCGTCCGCTCGACGATGTGCGCCGCTCGCAAGTGCGCTTCGCCGCCGAATGCCTCGCCTTCGCCAACGTGCCGGACGACGCCACCTTGCGCGACGCGCTCGGCACGATTCATCTGCACGATCCGCGCTGGAAGGCCGCCGTGCCGCGCGACCCCGGCGCCGGCTGGGATTTCGACGACGTGCGCGACCATTATCTGCAAACGTTGTATGGCGTCGAGCCCGCGCGCCTGCGTTACGAAGACCCCGAGCGCTATCTGGACCTCTCGCGCGCGGTGGTCGCCGAATTGATGGCGGACGTCTTCGCCGAATGGCGCCGTACCGGCTCGACATGCGGCGGCGCGCTGGTCTGGCAACTTCAGGATTTGCGGCCCGGCGCGGGCTGGGGCTTGATCGATGCCACAGGACGGCCCAAGAGCGCCCTGCACGGCCTCGCCAGAACGCTCCAACCCATTCAGGTGCTCATCACCGACGAGGGCCTCAACGGCCTCGACATTCATCTGCACAATGAGCGCGCGCAGCCACTAGGCGCGCAACTCGAACTGGTCTGTCTGCGCGAGGGCGGCGTCAAGGTCGCCTCCGCCAGCTGCGAAGTCGAACTGGCGCCGCATGGCGTGCAGCGTTTGAGCGCGGCCGCCTGTCTCGGCCAGTTCTTCGATTTCACGCACGCGTACCGTTTCGGCCCGCGCGCGCACGACGTGACGATCGCCACGTTGCGCGACCGAACGAGCGGCCAGATCATTTCGGAAGCGTTTCATCTGCCGGAGCGGCGCATTGGCGATCGCCACGAACTCGGCTTGACGGTTGCCGCCGAGCGCAACGGCGACGGCTGGCAGCTCGTGATCGAAACCCGGCGTTTCGCGCGCTTCGTTCATATAGTTGACCCACACTACCGTGCCGCGCAGGACTGGTTTCATCTGCCGCCGAACCGCCGCTGCGTCGTGCCGCTGATTGCGCTCCTGCCTTCCGCTCCCCCAGACCGATTCGTTGCACACGCATCGAATGCCGTGTTTAAAGCTGATGCAACATACCCGGCGCCCGCCGGCGAAGTTCGCGCGGTCAATGCGATATCCGCCACGTTCTACGGCTGA
- a CDS encoding acyl-CoA dehydrogenase family protein translates to MNAPLLNAAAPHAPALAPAHDEAGAPVVLSAVETEPGWRAAAQRCAAVAAQFADSVDREARFPHEAFDALKRERLLSALVPAAFGGAGLSLAEVGAICETLAQGCASTAMVYAMHQIQVACIEAHGSDSAWHRQLLAQLVEQQWLLASATSEETIGGNMRTSACAVELDAAHFRIDKLAPTISYGAHADGILVTARRTAESAAADQVLIVALRADTQLEKRGGWDSMGMRGTCSEGFRLVATGLAEQILPTPFAEIADQTMLPVSHTLWASVWTGVAGDAVNRAKAFFRAQARSKPGAIPPAGLRLAEAVGLLQMMQARLAVALTAARAAHHARHGGSQADAPLAAMLGFASDMNTLKTSVSTTALQVVQEVLMICGMAGYKNGTPYSVGRHLRDLYSAPLMINNDRIAQNTASLLLAQRPAAPGRA, encoded by the coding sequence ATGAACGCCCCGCTGCTGAACGCGGCGGCGCCGCACGCCCCTGCGCTGGCGCCGGCGCACGACGAGGCCGGCGCGCCGGTCGTGCTGAGCGCCGTCGAAACCGAACCCGGCTGGCGCGCGGCGGCGCAACGCTGCGCCGCAGTGGCCGCGCAGTTCGCCGACTCGGTGGATCGCGAAGCGCGCTTTCCGCACGAAGCGTTCGACGCGCTCAAGCGCGAACGCCTGCTCTCGGCGCTGGTGCCGGCCGCGTTCGGCGGTGCGGGCCTGTCGCTCGCGGAGGTCGGCGCGATCTGCGAGACCCTCGCGCAAGGCTGCGCTTCCACGGCGATGGTGTACGCCATGCACCAGATCCAGGTGGCCTGCATCGAGGCGCATGGCAGCGACTCGGCGTGGCACAGGCAATTGCTCGCGCAGCTGGTCGAGCAGCAATGGCTGCTGGCTTCGGCCACCTCGGAGGAGACCATCGGCGGCAACATGCGCACCAGCGCCTGCGCTGTCGAGCTCGACGCCGCGCACTTTCGCATCGACAAGCTCGCACCGACCATCTCGTACGGCGCGCACGCCGACGGCATTCTCGTGACCGCGCGGCGCACCGCCGAGTCGGCGGCCGCGGACCAGGTGCTGATCGTCGCGCTGCGCGCCGACACGCAACTGGAAAAGCGCGGCGGCTGGGATTCGATGGGTATGCGCGGCACCTGCAGCGAGGGCTTCCGGCTCGTCGCCACGGGTCTGGCCGAACAGATTCTGCCGACGCCCTTCGCCGAGATCGCCGATCAGACCATGCTGCCGGTCTCGCACACGCTCTGGGCCTCGGTCTGGACGGGCGTGGCAGGCGACGCCGTGAATCGCGCCAAAGCCTTCTTCCGCGCGCAGGCGCGTTCCAAGCCCGGTGCGATTCCGCCGGCCGGCTTGCGCCTCGCCGAAGCGGTCGGTCTGCTGCAGATGATGCAGGCCCGCCTCGCGGTCGCGCTCACGGCGGCGCGCGCCGCTCATCACGCTCGCCACGGCGGCTCGCAAGCCGATGCGCCGCTCGCAGCCATGCTCGGTTTCGCCTCCGACATGAACACGCTGAAGACGAGCGTCTCCACCACCGCGCTGCAGGTCGTGCAGGAAGTGCTGATGATCTGCGGCATGGCGGGTTACAAGAACGGCACACCGTACAGCGTGGGACGCCATTTGCGCGACCTGTACTCCGCGCCGCTGATGATCAACAACGACCGCATCGCGCAGAACACCGCGAGTCTGTTGCTCGCGCAACGTCCTGCCGCCCCGGGGAGAGCCTGA
- a CDS encoding amino acid--[acyl-carrier-protein] ligase, which translates to MNTMTDTAALAAAAQAAQAPRFRDELLAAGLLIDTGENGLYGRSQIFEDVVDRLNVAITHLGADQQPEVLRFPPAMRRTDFEDSEYLKSFPNLAGTIHSFCGDDMGHRRLLRALDDAMTESDDDRSDSWMAQQKPTRVVLTPAACYPIYPVMARRGPLPAAGRTIDVLSYCFRHEPSLDPGRMQMFRQREYVRLGSGEQVMAFRQMWIERGSLLVKLLQLPLEVDLANDPFFGRGGKIVADSQRAQALKFELLIPVADPRGKTACLSFNYHMEHFGAIWKIACDDGTVAHTGCVGFGMERITLALFRHHGLDVNAWPDDVRALLWGDTEARVAHGIASMQAASGVAAQGAGERV; encoded by the coding sequence ATGAACACGATGACCGATACCGCCGCCCTTGCGGCCGCCGCCCAGGCAGCGCAGGCGCCTCGCTTTCGCGATGAACTGCTGGCCGCGGGCCTGTTGATCGATACCGGCGAAAACGGCCTGTACGGCCGCAGTCAGATTTTCGAGGACGTGGTGGACCGTCTGAACGTGGCGATCACGCATCTGGGCGCGGACCAGCAGCCGGAAGTGCTGCGCTTTCCGCCCGCCATGCGCCGCACCGACTTCGAAGACAGCGAGTATCTGAAGAGCTTTCCGAATCTGGCCGGCACGATCCACTCGTTCTGCGGCGACGACATGGGCCACCGGCGCCTGCTGCGCGCGCTCGACGACGCCATGACCGAAAGCGACGACGACCGCAGCGACTCGTGGATGGCGCAGCAGAAACCGACCCGCGTGGTGCTCACGCCGGCCGCCTGCTACCCGATCTACCCGGTGATGGCGCGGCGCGGTCCGTTGCCCGCGGCGGGCCGCACGATCGACGTGCTGTCGTATTGCTTCCGCCACGAACCGTCGCTCGATCCCGGCCGCATGCAGATGTTCCGTCAGCGCGAGTACGTGCGCCTCGGCAGCGGCGAACAGGTGATGGCGTTCCGCCAGATGTGGATCGAACGCGGCTCGCTGCTCGTGAAACTGCTGCAACTGCCGCTCGAAGTGGATCTCGCCAACGACCCGTTCTTCGGCCGCGGCGGCAAGATCGTCGCCGACAGCCAGCGCGCCCAGGCGCTCAAGTTCGAACTGCTGATTCCGGTGGCCGACCCGCGCGGCAAGACCGCTTGCCTGTCGTTCAACTATCACATGGAACACTTCGGCGCGATCTGGAAGATCGCGTGCGACGACGGTACGGTTGCGCATACGGGCTGCGTCGGCTTCGGCATGGAACGCATCACGCTCGCGCTGTTCCGTCATCACGGGCTCGATGTGAACGCCTGGCCGGACGACGTGCGCGCGCTGCTGTGGGGCGATACCGAAGCGCGCGTGGCGCACGGCATCGCGTCCATGCAAGCGGCGTCCGGCGTGGCGGCGCAAGGCGCCGGAGAGCGCGTATGA
- a CDS encoding glycosyltransferase family 2 protein codes for MPIREPFVKVSVIVPTYWRTADLARCLAALDAQERRADEVIVIARHDDHATLDWLRTREANRPDPRRSVVLVRKPGVVAAYNLGIDSASGDVLCFTDDDAAPHSDWVARIARAFERDAALGGLGGRDIVHERNGILQGQQPRVGIVRWYGRTIGNHHIGHGKAREVQVLKGVNMSFRREAIGALRFDARLRGTGAQVHCEMAFSLDVQRRGWKLIYDPALMVEHFPAQRSDEDQRFTFNDAAFYNASFNLRLIMCEYLTPAGRWAFVVYSTLIGDRADPGFLRALSLAFERGGVALALRKWRVGIRAMRGAWQEAMR; via the coding sequence ATGCCAATTCGGGAACCGTTCGTGAAAGTCTCCGTGATCGTACCGACCTACTGGCGCACCGCCGACCTGGCGCGCTGCCTCGCGGCACTCGACGCACAGGAGCGACGCGCCGACGAGGTGATCGTGATAGCACGCCACGACGATCACGCCACCCTCGACTGGTTGCGCACCCGCGAGGCCAACCGGCCCGATCCGCGCCGCTCGGTCGTGCTGGTGCGCAAACCGGGCGTGGTCGCCGCGTACAACCTCGGCATCGACAGCGCGAGCGGCGACGTGCTCTGCTTCACCGACGACGACGCCGCGCCGCACTCCGACTGGGTCGCGCGGATCGCGCGCGCTTTCGAACGCGATGCGGCGCTCGGCGGCCTGGGCGGACGCGACATCGTGCACGAACGCAACGGCATCCTGCAGGGGCAGCAGCCTCGGGTAGGCATCGTGCGCTGGTATGGGCGGACCATCGGCAATCACCATATCGGCCACGGCAAGGCGCGCGAAGTGCAGGTCCTCAAGGGCGTGAACATGTCGTTTCGCCGCGAGGCGATCGGCGCGCTGCGCTTCGACGCCCGCTTGCGCGGCACCGGCGCGCAGGTTCACTGCGAGATGGCCTTCAGTCTGGACGTGCAGCGGCGCGGCTGGAAGCTGATCTACGACCCGGCGCTAATGGTGGAACACTTCCCCGCCCAGCGCAGCGACGAAGACCAGCGATTCACCTTCAACGACGCGGCTTTCTATAACGCGTCATTCAATCTCCGGCTCATCATGTGCGAATACCTGACGCCGGCTGGCCGATGGGCGTTCGTCGTTTACTCGACGCTGATCGGCGATCGCGCGGACCCGGGATTCCTGCGCGCCTTGTCGCTGGCATTCGAGCGCGGCGGCGTGGCGCTCGCGCTGCGCAAATGGCGAGTCGGTATACGCGCAATGCGCGGGGCATGGCAGGAAGCGATGCGCTGA
- a CDS encoding Crp/Fnr family transcriptional regulator has product MLTLQSDLHGNHLLGALPSHEWQALAPHLELVHLRTEQLLCDSGQRIHHVYFPTTAIISMLSTMEDGSSVEIAAVGREGMTGVPVLTGGETMPNRVQVQCAGFAYRMSAQALKQQFARSDFLRRLMLLYMHALLTQVAQTAACNRHHALNKQLCRWLLIEVDRVASNDLTVTQQLIADMLGVRREGITEAAGKLHDEGLIHHSRGHIKVLDRKGLEARACECYGLVKREFDRLLPRLRQAEAVE; this is encoded by the coding sequence ATGTTGACACTTCAATCCGATTTGCACGGTAACCATTTGCTCGGCGCTTTGCCGTCCCACGAATGGCAGGCACTGGCTCCCCATCTCGAACTGGTTCACCTGCGCACCGAGCAATTGCTGTGCGACTCCGGTCAACGCATTCACCACGTCTACTTCCCCACCACCGCGATCATCTCGATGCTCTCGACGATGGAAGACGGCAGCTCGGTCGAAATCGCCGCGGTCGGCCGCGAAGGCATGACGGGTGTGCCGGTGCTCACGGGTGGCGAGACCATGCCGAACCGCGTGCAGGTCCAATGCGCCGGCTTCGCGTACCGGATGAGCGCACAGGCGCTCAAGCAGCAGTTCGCCCGCTCCGATTTTCTGCGCCGCCTGATGCTGCTATACATGCACGCCCTGCTCACGCAAGTCGCGCAAACGGCTGCCTGCAACCGCCACCACGCGCTGAACAAGCAACTGTGCCGCTGGCTGCTGATCGAGGTGGACCGTGTGGCATCGAATGATCTCACCGTGACCCAGCAACTGATCGCCGACATGCTCGGCGTGCGCCGCGAAGGTATTACCGAAGCGGCCGGCAAGTTGCACGACGAAGGGCTGATCCATCATAGCCGCGGCCACATCAAGGTGCTCGACCGCAAAGGACTCGAAGCACGCGCCTGCGAATGCTATGGGCTCGTCAAGCGCGAATTCGACCGGCTGTTGCCGCGTCTGCGCCAGGCCGAAGCCGTCGAATAA